The window GCACCAAGTGTTGTAGTTCCCCCAGCACCAGGTACCGCCGTGCCACCCGCACCGGCCGTTCCCGCAGCACCAAGTGTTGTAGTTCCCCCAGCACCAGGTACCGCCGTGCCACCCGCACCGGCCGTTCCCGCAGCACCAAGTGTTGTAGTTCCCCCAGCACCAGGTACCGCCGTGCCACCCGCACCGGCCGTTCCCGCAGCACCAAGTGTTGTAGTTCCCCCAGCACCGGGTACTGCCATGCCTCCCGCACCGGCCGTTCCCGCAGCACCAAGTGTTGTAGTTCCCCCAGCACCAGGTACTGCCATGCCTCCCGCACCGGCCGTTCCCGCAGCACCAAGTGTTGTAGTTCCCCCAGCACCAGGTACCGCCGTGCCACCCGCACCGGGCACAGCTGTTCCGCCGACACCGGCGGTGCCACCCGCCCCAGGCGGCGCCGTGCCACCCGCCTCGGCGGCTTTCGCGTCGCCAAATGTTGTAGTTCCACCCGCACCTGGCTCCGCAGTCCCGCCGACGCCGGCAGTCCCACCGGCACCGGGCACCGCGATTCCGCCCACGGCTGAGAAGAACGACACAGAGGAAAGGTGAGGGACTGGGGAGCGGGGCTCGTCGAGAAGCTCTCTGTTTACACGTGAACCCCATGAGTCACAGATCGCGACCTGGGGAAACACAAAGGGTCACGGAAGTTGACGTGGAATCGGAACCTTCCAGCACCACAACCCCCGGCCGAAAGCCCCGCCCCAACCCCCAACCCACTCCCAAAAGATCAGGGCTTCCCCGGAGGGTACTTTCAGGCTGCATCAGTAAGCTTGACGGCATGAGTATGAGGTACCCGACCCCCGGACCGAACATGAGGCTGAGCGACGCCGAGCGCAGCGCCGCCATGTCGACGCTGGGCCGTGCCTTCGCGGAGGGGCGGCTCTCCATTGACCAGTACGACGAGCGTTGCCAGAAGATCGCGCAGGCGGAGTTCCAGCGTGACCTGGATCCGCTGTTCAGCGACATTCCACGGTTCAGTGGTCAGGCGACGGGGCAGGTCGACAAGTTGTATTCGGCGCAGGAGATCGAGGCCGCGTACCGGGAGGGGCGCAACATCCGCCTGGGCCTCCTGGGGCTGTCGACGATCGGCACGGCGGTCGCCTCCGGGCTCCTGCTGACGGTCACGCCGGCTGCGGGCCTGCTGTGGCTGATCATCCCGACGGTGTGGATCATGTTGTACATCATGAAGGTGGGGCCGAAGTCGTGGTATGTGCCGAGTGCGCGGGCCGTCGACAAGCAGCGCCTCAGGGAGCTGCGGACGACGGAGCAGCTGCGCGCCGTGGAGCTGCGCCTGGCGAACCAGGAACAGCTCGAGGCTCTGAGGGCGGAACGACGCGCCCAGACGGCTGAATTGACGAACAAGGCGATGGGATTCGTGAACAAGGCGTTGGAGCGTGGCAAGAAGTAGTGGCAACATGTAGTCCATGAGTGAGACCGACTCCCCGACCCCTATCCGCCGACGCCCCCGTACCTTCGATCAGTCGAACAAGATGAAGGACGTCCTGTATGAGATCCGCGGCCCGGTGTCGGCGGAGGCGGAGCGGCTGGAGGCGGACGGTCACCACATCCTCAAGCTGAACACCGGCAACCCGGCCACGTTCGGCTTCGACGCGCCGGACGTGATCATGCGTGACATGATCGCCGCGCTGCCGACCGCGCAGGGCTACTCGACGTCCAAGGGCATCATCCCGGCCCGTCGTGCCGTGGTCACCCGTTATGAGCTCGTCGAGGGTTTCCCGGACTTCGACGTGGAGGACGTGTTCCTCGGCAACGGTGTCTCCGAGCTCATCACCATGACGATGCAGGCGCTGCTCAACGACGGTGACGAGGTCCTCATCCCCGCCCCGGACTACCCGCTGTGGACCGCCGCGTGCTCCCTGTCCGGCGGTAAGCCGGTGCACTACCTGTGCGATGAGGAGGACGACTGGAACCCGTCGATCGAGGACATCCGTTCCAAGGTGACGGAGAAGACGAAGGCGATCGTCGTCATCAACCCGAACAACCCGACTGGTGCGGTGTACTCGCGTGAGATCCTGCAGCAGATCGTGGACATCGCGCGCGAGCACGAGCTGCTCATCCTCGCCGACGAGATCTACGACCGCATCCTCTACGACGACGCCGAGCACATCTCCCTGGCCACCCTGGCCCCGGACCTGCTCACCATCACGTACAACGGCCTGTCCAAGGCGTACCGCGTCGCGGGCTACCGCGCCGGCTGGATGGTGCTCACCGGCCCGCAGGACCACGCCCGCGGCTTCATCGAGGGGCTGGAGCTCCTCGCCGGTACCCGCCTGTGCCCGAACGTGCCCGCGCAGCACGGCATCCAGGTGGCGCTCGGCGGCAAGCAGTCGATCTACTCGCTGACCGGCGAGGGCGGGCGTCTGCTCAACCAGCGCAACGTCGCGTACCAGAAGCTCAACGAGATTCCCGGCGTGAGCTGCGTGAAGCCGATGGGTGCGCTCTACGCCTTCCCGCGTCTGGACCCCAACGTCTACGAGATTCACGACGACGCCAAACTCATGCTCGACATCCTCCGCGCCGAGAAGATCCTCCTCGTGCAGGGCACCGGCTTCAACTGGCCGACGACCGACCACTTCCGCATGGTCACCCTGCCGTGGGCGTCGCAGCTGGAGAACGCCATCGAGCGGCTGGGCAACTTCCTGGTCAGCTACAAGCAGTAGCGGCGAAATCCGGGACGACGTGCTCGATGAGTTCCTCGAGCACCTCGTCCGCCGGGCGTGTCCCGCGCTTCAGGCCGAGGATGCAGTGGTCGACGCCCATCGCCTCCAGTTCGTGGAGGATGCGCACGAGCGGCCGCGCGCCGACGGACCAGCCGAACTTGATCGGCCCGGGCTCCGCGTCGAGGTCGGGGTGCAGGTCGAGGGCGATGTTCATGCCGAAGGGCTTGTCCACCCCGTCGCGCCACTCGGCGAGGTACTTCTGCTGCGTGGGCAGGGGACGGTG of the Corynebacterium humireducens NBRC 106098 = DSM 45392 genome contains:
- a CDS encoding pyridoxal phosphate-dependent aminotransferase, giving the protein MSETDSPTPIRRRPRTFDQSNKMKDVLYEIRGPVSAEAERLEADGHHILKLNTGNPATFGFDAPDVIMRDMIAALPTAQGYSTSKGIIPARRAVVTRYELVEGFPDFDVEDVFLGNGVSELITMTMQALLNDGDEVLIPAPDYPLWTAACSLSGGKPVHYLCDEEDDWNPSIEDIRSKVTEKTKAIVVINPNNPTGAVYSREILQQIVDIAREHELLILADEIYDRILYDDAEHISLATLAPDLLTITYNGLSKAYRVAGYRAGWMVLTGPQDHARGFIEGLELLAGTRLCPNVPAQHGIQVALGGKQSIYSLTGEGGRLLNQRNVAYQKLNEIPGVSCVKPMGALYAFPRLDPNVYEIHDDAKLMLDILRAEKILLVQGTGFNWPTTDHFRMVTLPWASQLENAIERLGNFLVSYKQ
- a CDS encoding DUF1707 SHOCT-like domain-containing protein — translated: MSMRYPTPGPNMRLSDAERSAAMSTLGRAFAEGRLSIDQYDERCQKIAQAEFQRDLDPLFSDIPRFSGQATGQVDKLYSAQEIEAAYREGRNIRLGLLGLSTIGTAVASGLLLTVTPAAGLLWLIIPTVWIMLYIMKVGPKSWYVPSARAVDKQRLRELRTTEQLRAVELRLANQEQLEALRAERRAQTAELTNKAMGFVNKALERGKK